Proteins from a genomic interval of Collinsella sp. zg1085:
- the rpmC gene encoding 50S ribosomal protein L29 — MKPAEIRELSDEALSQKLKEGRAELFNLRFQMATSQLDNTARVQAVKKDIARVLTEQRARQIAAEKSAATE, encoded by the coding sequence ATGAAGCCCGCAGAGATTCGTGAGCTCTCAGACGAGGCCCTGAGCCAGAAGCTCAAAGAGGGTCGTGCCGAGCTCTTTAACCTTCGTTTTCAGATGGCTACCAGCCAGCTTGATAACACCGCTCGTGTTCAAGCCGTGAAAAAGGACATCGCACGTGTCCTCACGGAGCAGCGTGCCCGCCAGATTGCAGCGGAGAAGTCCGCTGCGACCGAGTAG
- the rplW gene encoding 50S ribosomal protein L23: MDAHNVIIRPIVSERSYSSMEENKYTFEVAKDANKFQIKDAIEELFSVKVVRVNTLRVKPKTKRVRYVAGKTRSWKKAVVTLAEGDSIEIFGAQA, encoded by the coding sequence ATGGACGCACATAACGTCATCATTCGTCCTATCGTCTCCGAGCGTTCGTACTCCTCTATGGAAGAGAACAAGTACACGTTTGAGGTTGCAAAAGACGCAAACAAGTTCCAGATTAAAGATGCTATCGAGGAGCTTTTCAGCGTTAAGGTTGTTCGCGTGAACACCCTGCGTGTTAAGCCAAAGACAAAGCGTGTTCGCTATGTTGCTGGTAAGACTCGTAGCTGGAAGAAGGCTGTTGTCACCCTTGCTGAGGGTGACTCCATTGAGATTTTTGGTGCACAGGCTTAA
- the rpsS gene encoding 30S ribosomal protein S19, with amino-acid sequence MSRSLKKGPFVETRLLSRITAMNEAGKKDVVKTWSRASTIFPEMVGHTIAVHDGRKHVPVYVTESMVGHKLGEFAPTRTFRGHKAK; translated from the coding sequence ATGAGCAGAAGTCTCAAAAAGGGCCCGTTCGTCGAGACGCGTCTCCTCTCGCGTATCACCGCGATGAACGAGGCAGGTAAGAAGGACGTCGTTAAGACCTGGTCACGCGCCAGCACCATCTTTCCTGAGATGGTCGGTCACACGATTGCTGTCCACGACGGCCGCAAGCACGTGCCCGTGTATGTCACCGAGTCCATGGTTGGTCACAAGCTGGGCGAGTTTGCACCAACTCGTACGTTCCGTGGCCACAAGGCCAAGTAG
- the rpsC gene encoding 30S ribosomal protein S3, protein MGQKVYPTGFRLGITENWRSRWFAEKDYAKTIGNDLKVRAFLKKRLARAAVSRVEIERAGDKVKVIILTARPGIVIGKKGAEIDQLRSELERVVGVNKGELSVDVIEIKRPELDAELVAQSISEQLEGRVAFRRAMRKAVQSARKAGAKGIRIQCSGRLGGAEMGRREWYREGRVPLHTLRAKIDYGTSTAHTTMGAIGVKVWIYLGEKLPGQPMPNPALEGPSRPRRRNNERRGQ, encoded by the coding sequence ATGGGTCAGAAAGTCTATCCTACTGGCTTCCGCCTTGGCATTACTGAGAACTGGCGCTCCCGCTGGTTTGCTGAGAAGGACTATGCCAAGACTATCGGCAACGACCTCAAGGTTCGCGCCTTCCTGAAGAAGCGTCTTGCCCGCGCAGCTGTTTCGCGTGTTGAGATTGAGCGTGCAGGCGACAAGGTTAAGGTTATTATCCTAACTGCGCGCCCAGGCATTGTTATTGGCAAGAAGGGTGCAGAGATTGATCAGCTGCGCTCTGAGCTTGAGCGTGTTGTAGGCGTTAACAAGGGCGAGCTCTCTGTTGACGTAATCGAAATCAAGCGTCCTGAGCTTGACGCTGAGCTGGTAGCTCAGTCCATTTCTGAGCAGCTTGAGGGTCGCGTGGCATTCCGTCGCGCTATGCGCAAAGCTGTGCAATCTGCCCGTAAGGCTGGCGCAAAGGGTATTCGTATCCAGTGCTCTGGTCGTTTGGGTGGTGCCGAGATGGGTCGTCGTGAGTGGTATCGTGAGGGTCGTGTTCCTCTGCATACCCTGCGCGCAAAGATTGATTATGGCACTTCAACCGCGCACACCACTATGGGTGCTATCGGCGTGAAGGTCTGGATTTATCTTGGTGAGAAGCTGCCGGGTCAGCCTATGCCTAATCCGGCACTTGAGGGACCAAGTCGTCCCCGCCGTCGCAATAATGAGAGGAGGGGTCAGTAG
- the rpsQ gene encoding 30S ribosomal protein S17, with the protein MAEATERNARKVRQGVVVSLSGDKTIVVKIAERKRHPKYGKMVNSSKKLHVHDEENTAGLGDTVKVMECRPLSATKRWRLTSIVERAK; encoded by the coding sequence ATGGCTGAAGCAACTGAGCGCAACGCGCGCAAAGTCCGCCAGGGTGTCGTTGTCTCTCTTTCCGGCGATAAGACCATCGTGGTTAAAATCGCAGAGCGCAAGCGTCATCCCAAGTATGGCAAGATGGTGAACAGCAGCAAGAAACTGCACGTTCACGACGAGGAGAACACCGCCGGTCTTGGCGATACCGTCAAGGTCATGGAGTGCCGTCCTCTGTCTGCTACCAAGCGTTGGCGCCTGACGAGCATCGTCGAGCGTGCTAAGTAA
- the rplV gene encoding 50S ribosomal protein L22 yields MATQSTDTQSREVRATAKYVRVSPGKARLVVDLVRGKNVAAAFDILHFSDRSVAVDVEKVLRSAVANAENNNGLNANDLVVKAAYVDEGPTLKRIRPRAKGSASRILKRTSHITIVVAPRKEA; encoded by the coding sequence ATGGCAACTCAGTCAACCGATACCCAGAGCCGCGAGGTACGCGCTACTGCTAAGTATGTGCGCGTTTCCCCCGGTAAGGCTCGCCTGGTCGTGGATCTCGTCCGCGGCAAAAATGTGGCAGCCGCATTTGATATCCTTCACTTCTCAGATCGCAGCGTTGCGGTTGATGTTGAGAAGGTACTGCGTTCTGCCGTGGCAAACGCAGAAAACAACAATGGCCTGAACGCAAACGACCTTGTTGTCAAGGCCGCTTATGTCGATGAAGGTCCGACGCTCAAGCGTATCCGTCCTCGTGCAAAGGGTTCTGCATCCCGCATTCTCAAGCGCACGAGCCACATCACTATTGTCGTCGCTCCCCGGAAGGAGGCGTAA
- the rplB gene encoding 50S ribosomal protein L2, whose translation MAVKHLKPTSAGRRWQTISDFAEITCTKPEKSLLEPLPKKAGRNNYGRITVRHQGGGVKRQYRRIDFKRNKDGVPARVATIEYDPNRSARIALLHYADGEKRYILAPRGLNVDDTVISGAGADIKPGNAMPLSEIPVGTFIHAIEFQPGKGAAIARSAGTACQLMGKEGKYAILRMPSSEMRRVLITCRATVGEVGNAEHSNIVIGKAGRKRKLNVRPTVRGTVMNPVDHPHGGGEGKNHTSGRPSVTPWGKPTKGYRTRKKKKVSNALIIRRRKTK comes from the coding sequence ATGGCTGTAAAGCACCTTAAGCCGACCAGCGCAGGCAGGCGCTGGCAGACAATCTCGGATTTTGCTGAGATTACCTGCACTAAGCCCGAGAAGAGTCTTCTCGAGCCACTGCCTAAGAAGGCTGGCCGTAATAACTACGGTCGCATCACGGTTCGCCATCAGGGTGGCGGCGTGAAGCGCCAGTATCGTCGTATTGACTTCAAGCGCAACAAAGACGGTGTGCCCGCCCGCGTTGCCACTATCGAGTACGATCCTAACCGCTCTGCTCGTATTGCGCTGCTTCACTATGCAGATGGTGAAAAGCGCTACATTCTGGCACCTCGTGGCCTGAATGTCGATGACACGGTCATTTCAGGTGCCGGCGCTGACATTAAGCCCGGCAACGCTATGCCCCTGTCAGAGATTCCTGTGGGTACTTTTATCCACGCTATTGAGTTCCAGCCGGGCAAGGGCGCTGCAATTGCTCGTTCTGCTGGTACTGCTTGCCAGCTTATGGGTAAGGAAGGCAAATATGCCATTCTGCGTATGCCCAGCTCTGAGATGCGTCGCGTGCTTATCACCTGCCGTGCAACGGTTGGTGAGGTAGGTAATGCGGAGCATTCCAACATCGTGATTGGTAAAGCTGGCCGTAAGCGTAAGCTTAACGTTCGTCCTACGGTTCGCGGTACCGTTATGAATCCGGTTGACCACCCTCACGGTGGTGGTGAGGGCAAGAACCACACCTCCGGTCGTCCATCGGTAACGCCTTGGGGTAAGCCCACCAAGGGTTATCGCACCCGTAAGAAGAAGAAGGTTTCAAACGCCCTCATTATTCGTCGTCGTAAGACCAAGTAA
- the rplD gene encoding 50S ribosomal protein L4 produces MSKFEVKNAQGAKASEVELVEGVYGIEPNIHVMHHIVKLQQASWRQGTQSAKTRSEVSGGGKKPWRQKGTGRARQGSTRSPQWRHGGVVFAPKPRSYAKRMNNKEVKLAMRSALSAKVRDNELVLVDDYGFEKPSTKAAVAMLRALGLEGKRLTIVVREDDINAFLSFRNIPKTFIITPNEVNTYDIVNNGALLMPADVATHFGEVLA; encoded by the coding sequence ATGTCAAAGTTTGAAGTAAAGAACGCTCAAGGTGCAAAGGCCTCCGAGGTCGAGCTCGTCGAGGGTGTTTACGGCATTGAGCCCAACATCCACGTGATGCACCATATTGTCAAGCTCCAGCAGGCTAGCTGGCGCCAAGGCACGCAATCTGCCAAGACCCGTTCTGAGGTCTCCGGCGGTGGCAAGAAGCCATGGCGTCAAAAGGGCACTGGTCGTGCTCGCCAAGGTTCCACACGTTCACCCCAGTGGCGCCACGGTGGCGTGGTCTTTGCACCAAAGCCTCGCAGCTATGCTAAGCGCATGAACAACAAAGAGGTTAAGCTCGCTATGCGTTCCGCCTTGTCCGCCAAGGTTCGCGACAACGAGCTCGTGCTGGTAGACGATTACGGCTTTGAGAAGCCATCCACAAAGGCTGCTGTTGCTATGCTTCGTGCACTTGGCCTTGAGGGCAAGCGTCTGACCATTGTCGTACGTGAGGACGACATCAACGCATTCCTCTCCTTCCGCAATATTCCCAAGACGTTCATCATCACGCCCAACGAGGTCAACACCTATGACATCGTCAACAATGGTGCGCTTCTGATGCCTGCAGACGTCGCAACTCACTTTGGGGAGGTGCTCGCATAA
- a CDS encoding MFS transporter, whose translation MTKHEQTDNKQDVDEQLVTAHAITGEPASASPSWQRMFYIISAGQAISLIGSSAVQFALMWQLTIDTGSPAMMGLAGLAGYVPQALLSPVAGIVADRLNRKLVCIASDLSVGILALALALIMMGIGTPAWAILLTLALRSALGAFQPPAMQAMIPQIVPKAELIRAGGITQMVNHAAYLVGPALGAVLYAAMPLNMLLITDLVGAVAASVCLWPVPVPSLEQLPVRSEGHALIRMLSEMREGVAVYTGDASLGILIISIFSFDLFFMPLMPMFPLVTASFFKLGSFEASIEEVVSSLGMLLAGGAMAQLKLSHEFRFALSSLGVCGVATFALGIVPPNYVGWLLYVAISFVLCVFYQGFNVPMTAYMQRVIPSEKLGRAFALRQMLSVVTMPLGLVIASPVAEGVGIMNWFVIAGVAVILNALLSFFAYRRFVQAQA comes from the coding sequence ATGACCAAACATGAACAAACTGATAACAAGCAGGATGTAGACGAACAGCTTGTTACTGCGCATGCTATCACTGGTGAACCAGCTTCAGCCTCTCCATCTTGGCAGCGAATGTTCTACATTATCTCCGCCGGTCAGGCAATCTCGCTTATTGGCAGTTCAGCGGTGCAGTTTGCGCTCATGTGGCAGCTCACCATCGATACTGGCTCACCTGCTATGATGGGCTTGGCGGGGCTTGCGGGATATGTTCCGCAGGCTTTACTATCGCCGGTAGCTGGCATTGTGGCTGACCGCCTCAACCGTAAACTTGTTTGTATCGCCTCTGATTTGTCAGTTGGTATACTCGCCTTAGCGCTGGCGCTGATTATGATGGGAATTGGCACACCTGCTTGGGCAATTTTGCTCACGTTGGCTCTTCGTTCAGCACTCGGTGCTTTTCAGCCGCCAGCTATGCAGGCCATGATTCCTCAAATTGTTCCAAAAGCAGAACTTATTCGTGCTGGTGGAATAACACAGATGGTCAATCATGCAGCCTACCTTGTAGGTCCTGCCCTAGGCGCTGTTCTGTATGCGGCGATGCCTCTTAATATGTTACTCATAACTGACCTTGTGGGAGCTGTTGCAGCGTCTGTTTGTCTCTGGCCGGTTCCTGTGCCTAGTCTTGAGCAATTGCCTGTGCGCAGTGAAGGTCATGCACTTATACGTATGCTTAGCGAGATGCGTGAGGGTGTCGCGGTTTATACAGGAGATGCAAGTCTAGGTATCCTTATCATCTCAATCTTTAGTTTTGATTTGTTTTTTATGCCGCTTATGCCTATGTTTCCCTTGGTAACAGCGAGTTTCTTTAAGCTTGGTAGTTTTGAGGCAAGCATTGAAGAAGTTGTCTCCTCATTAGGAATGTTGCTTGCGGGTGGTGCTATGGCGCAACTTAAGCTTTCACATGAGTTTCGTTTTGCGCTCAGTTCACTGGGTGTTTGCGGTGTAGCTACCTTTGCATTGGGCATAGTGCCGCCGAATTACGTTGGCTGGTTGTTGTACGTGGCCATTTCGTTTGTACTCTGCGTCTTTTATCAAGGCTTTAATGTACCTATGACAGCATATATGCAGCGGGTTATTCCCTCTGAGAAGCTGGGCCGCGCATTTGCTTTGCGGCAGATGCTCAGTGTGGTGACTATGCCTCTGGGTCTTGTTATTGCATCGCCGGTAGCAGAGGGCGTGGGTATCATGAATTGGTTTGTAATTGCGGGCGTTGCCGTGATACTAAATGCCTTGTTGTCGTTTTTTGCCTATCGCCGATTTGTGCAAGCACAGGCGTAA
- a CDS encoding PTS sugar transporter subunit IIA gives MKGIVIASHGMLAEGMLHAVKMFSDDPEYILACGLMPEEDLVGYTAKLEAAAAKVNTGEGVVIFCDLLYGSPCNCAALLQKRGIVAGGLDVVAGVNLAMLLEFVSMRSSGIALADILKAGHAGIQDYAEL, from the coding sequence ATGAAAGGTATTGTTATTGCAAGTCATGGAATGCTGGCGGAAGGCATGCTTCATGCCGTAAAGATGTTTTCTGATGACCCCGAATATATTCTTGCATGTGGCCTTATGCCTGAAGAAGATTTAGTGGGCTATACCGCAAAGCTTGAGGCTGCAGCCGCCAAGGTTAATACAGGAGAAGGCGTCGTTATATTTTGCGACTTACTCTATGGAAGCCCCTGTAATTGTGCCGCACTTTTACAAAAGCGTGGGATAGTAGCAGGTGGTCTTGATGTAGTGGCAGGAGTTAATCTTGCAATGCTCCTTGAGTTTGTCAGCATGCGCTCTTCTGGTATAGCGCTTGCAGATATTCTAAAAGCAGGTCACGCTGGCATACAAGATTATGCAGAGCTCTAG
- the rplX gene encoding 50S ribosomal protein L24 translates to MSMSIKKGDKVEVLSGKDRGKQGTVLRALPAEGKVVVEGVAVVKKAVKPNQQNQQGGIVSQEAAIDASNVNLVCPECNKRTRVGHEKDGKNKLRVCKKCGHKF, encoded by the coding sequence ATGTCTATGTCCATCAAGAAGGGCGACAAGGTCGAGGTGCTCTCCGGTAAGGATCGCGGCAAACAGGGTACTGTTTTGCGTGCGTTGCCTGCGGAGGGTAAGGTTGTCGTCGAGGGTGTGGCCGTCGTTAAGAAGGCCGTAAAGCCCAATCAGCAAAACCAGCAGGGTGGCATTGTTTCTCAGGAAGCAGCCATCGATGCATCTAATGTCAATCTGGTGTGCCCTGAGTGCAATAAGCGCACGCGTGTGGGTCACGAGAAGGACGGTAAGAACAAACTGCGCGTCTGCAAGAAGTGCGGTCACAAGTTCTAA
- a CDS encoding 2-keto-3-deoxygluconate permease: protein MAEAAVSTPEHASPRTQFKIPRLPGDIMIYPMIAGLLINTFCPQLLEIGGFFTAAARGGANTIVAAILLFVGAGISFKATPAAIKTGVVILIPKLVVATALGLVVAHVFNDNFLGLSSVAIISAISFCNMALYTGIMGEYGDEAERGAVGVLFFTAGPAVTMIILGVAGVASIPLGTIVGSILPLVIGIVLGNIFPFIRQLLTLGANPAIAVVGFQLGCGMSLTNFISGGISGILLGLIAFFVVGTITCVFERLLGGRGRAAVASSTVAGTAMTTPVALVEVSPAYAAIAPIAAAQIATAVIVTAVIAPILTGWYDKRFCKDTTEVAQSL from the coding sequence ATGGCAGAAGCAGCCGTAAGCACACCGGAACATGCATCCCCACGGACGCAGTTCAAGATTCCACGTTTACCCGGTGACATCATGATTTACCCGATGATTGCAGGCCTTCTTATTAACACCTTTTGTCCGCAGCTTCTTGAGATTGGCGGCTTTTTTACCGCAGCAGCTCGCGGGGGTGCTAATACCATTGTGGCGGCAATTTTGCTTTTTGTTGGCGCCGGCATCTCATTTAAGGCAACCCCTGCTGCCATCAAAACAGGTGTTGTAATTCTTATCCCTAAGCTTGTAGTTGCTACCGCTCTCGGACTTGTTGTTGCGCATGTCTTCAACGATAACTTCCTTGGTCTATCCTCGGTCGCCATTATTTCTGCTATTTCATTTTGCAATATGGCACTCTACACCGGCATCATGGGCGAATACGGGGACGAAGCTGAGCGCGGTGCTGTTGGTGTGCTTTTCTTCACCGCAGGTCCTGCAGTCACGATGATTATCCTTGGAGTAGCAGGGGTTGCATCAATTCCGCTGGGTACTATCGTGGGTTCAATCTTGCCGCTCGTTATTGGCATTGTATTAGGAAACATCTTCCCCTTCATTCGTCAACTGTTAACACTGGGTGCAAATCCCGCAATCGCTGTTGTAGGCTTTCAGCTTGGCTGCGGCATGAGTCTTACAAACTTTATTTCGGGTGGTATTTCCGGTATTTTACTTGGTCTTATTGCATTTTTTGTAGTAGGAACTATCACCTGTGTATTTGAACGCCTCTTAGGTGGGCGCGGGCGAGCTGCTGTTGCAAGCTCAACAGTTGCAGGTACCGCAATGACCACGCCTGTAGCGCTTGTTGAAGTATCACCTGCGTATGCCGCAATTGCCCCTATTGCTGCAGCTCAAATTGCAACAGCCGTAATTGTTACTGCAGTTATAGCACCAATTTTAACAGGCTGGTATGACAAGCGTTTTTGCAAAGATACTACCGAGGTAGCTCAAAGCTTATAG
- the rplP gene encoding 50S ribosomal protein L16, translating to MLAPKRVLHRKVQRGSMKGTAKGHTELHFGDYGIQALERHWITNRQIEAARIAMTRYMKRGGRVFITIFPDKPITKKPAETRMGSGKGNPEEWVAVVKPGRVMFEISGVSEAIAREALRLAQHKLPIKTKIVTRTAQQNGEDK from the coding sequence GTGCTTGCTCCTAAGCGTGTACTTCACCGTAAGGTGCAGCGTGGCTCCATGAAGGGCACTGCCAAGGGTCACACCGAGCTCCATTTTGGTGACTATGGCATTCAGGCGCTTGAGCGTCACTGGATTACCAATCGCCAGATTGAGGCTGCTCGTATTGCGATGACACGTTATATGAAGCGTGGCGGTCGCGTATTCATTACCATCTTCCCGGATAAGCCCATTACCAAAAAGCCTGCCGAGACGCGCATGGGTTCTGGTAAGGGTAACCCCGAAGAGTGGGTAGCCGTTGTTAAGCCCGGTCGCGTTATGTTTGAGATTTCCGGTGTGAGTGAGGCTATTGCGCGCGAGGCTTTGCGTCTTGCTCAGCACAAGCTGCCCATTAAGACCAAAATTGTGACCCGCACCGCTCAGCAGAACGGGGAGGATAAGTAA
- the rplC gene encoding 50S ribosomal protein L3, whose product MINMILGRKIGMTQVWDDNDNVVPVTVIQAGPCAVSQVKTEATDGYNAVQIGFGGIKAKNVGKPMTGHFAKAGVTPVRYLREVRVDSADEHKVGDEVTVADFENVAKVDVIGTSKGKGFQGRIKRWGQRRGPMTHGSHFKRHPGSIGQCAYPARVLKGVKMAGHMGNERVTVKNLSVVRIDAEQNLILVKGAVPGAKNGLVAIRMA is encoded by the coding sequence ATGATCAACATGATTCTCGGCCGTAAGATTGGCATGACGCAGGTATGGGACGACAACGATAACGTCGTACCCGTAACGGTCATTCAAGCCGGCCCCTGTGCTGTCTCGCAGGTTAAAACTGAGGCAACTGACGGCTATAACGCTGTTCAGATTGGTTTTGGTGGCATCAAGGCTAAAAACGTGGGCAAGCCCATGACTGGTCACTTTGCCAAGGCAGGTGTTACGCCTGTTCGTTATCTGCGTGAGGTTCGCGTAGATAGTGCTGACGAGCACAAAGTAGGCGACGAAGTTACCGTTGCAGACTTTGAGAACGTCGCCAAGGTTGATGTCATCGGTACCTCAAAGGGTAAGGGTTTCCAGGGTCGCATTAAGCGCTGGGGTCAGCGTCGCGGTCCGATGACTCACGGTTCTCACTTTAAGCGTCACCCAGGTTCAATTGGCCAGTGCGCCTATCCCGCTCGCGTTCTCAAAGGCGTGAAGATGGCAGGTCACATGGGCAATGAGCGCGTGACCGTAAAGAACCTTTCCGTTGTCCGCATCGATGCCGAGCAGAACCTCATTCTTGTCAAGGGCGCAGTCCCTGGTGCCAAGAATGGCCTGGTCGCTATCCGCATGGCCTAA
- the rplN gene encoding 50S ribosomal protein L14, whose translation MIQMQTMLNVADNSGARKVRCIKVLGGSKRRYAGIGDVIIAAVQEATPGANVKKKDVVRCVVVRTVKEVRRRDGSYIRFDDNAAVVINNDGAPVGTRIFGPVARELRDKKYMKIVSLAPETL comes from the coding sequence ATGATACAAATGCAAACCATGCTCAATGTCGCCGACAACTCCGGCGCACGCAAGGTTCGCTGCATCAAGGTGCTTGGCGGCTCCAAGCGTCGTTATGCGGGAATCGGCGATGTAATTATCGCAGCAGTGCAGGAGGCTACACCGGGCGCTAACGTCAAGAAGAAAGACGTTGTTCGCTGTGTTGTCGTGCGTACCGTTAAGGAAGTTCGTCGTCGCGATGGTTCCTACATTCGCTTTGACGATAACGCTGCCGTTGTTATTAACAACGACGGTGCTCCTGTTGGTACTCGTATCTTCGGGCCTGTTGCTCGTGAGCTGCGTGACAAGAAGTATATGAAGATCGTCTCGCTTGCACCCGAGACCCTCTAA